The genomic stretch GCCTGGGCCAGGTTATAGGCCGCCTTGGCAGACTCCGATTTGATGCGGTAGGTTTCCAGGTCCTCTTCACTGATGGCCCGACGCCCGGACAGCTGCTGACGCCGCTTGTACTTGTGTTTGGCCAGTTCCCAGGCAATCCGCTTCTGATCCACCCTGGCCTTGGCCTCTGTGACGGCCGCCTTGTAACGGGTGTTGTCGATGTGGAAGAGCACCTCGCCTTGCTTCACCGTCTGGTGATTACGGACGGCCAGATCTGTGACCCAGCCGGACACATCTGGCGCAATGGTGATGACGTCCGCCTGAATCCGGCCATCGCGGGTCCAGGGTGAATACAGGTAGTGGTTCCAGACCCAGGTACCGGCGGCGATTGCCACAGCGACCACCAGAAGGGTCGTCCCTACACGTAACAGCTTTACCATGTGTCAGGTCCATTTTCCGTACAGAAAGACAACCGCCGCCAGGAAACAGACGAAAAGCCCGACGTCGAACCACGCTTCCTTCCAGATCAGTCGACGCAGGTCCAACTGGTGAAGAACCAGGCGTGTGGCGAACGTCAGCGCAAAGGCGATGGGCACAAACACCACCAGTGGGCTGAACAGCATTCCACCAAAACCCAGTTCATGCAGCATGGGCACCGGATCTCCATCGTTACCGGAAGAAAGTCAGAGCAAATCACCCGAAACACACTCTCGGCGATCGGAACTCCCCTGGAAGGATAGTTGAAGCCGTCGAATCCTGGGGGACGAATTATGCCTCATTCGCCTTCCGATACTGCCCCCGATAATCAAAAATCCGCTCCTGAACCTGCCAATAATGCTTCTGCTTGCGGGCAATCACAAAATCCGGGGCCGACAGTAAGGCCTGGCTTTCAAGCACCTCATCCGTCTTGCTGAACGTTCTTGGCGCCTGGCCATTCGCGAAACGACGCCCGAACAGTTTATTGAAGACTGTGCGCTGCGCGGGCTTGCTGAAATCAAACGACTCGCCGAGTTCTTCCCCATCTTCACCGTGATAGGTAATCCTCAGTTTGCTGTCATTAACGCCTAACGTGATCCCGGCACAACGGATCACCATGGCATCCTTGAGTTTCAGAGCATCTCTGAGCTGATCGTCCGGGTCGATAATGGCTTTTTGGCACTGATGGCAGTTGCGGGCCGCGATATCATTCTCGCCACCGCAGTGTGGGCACTCCTTGAACCGGAACCGGTAATCACACTGTTGCGGGCGCCCGTTCTGCCCGGCAGCTTCATCCCCGTCCGCAGGTTCCAGCAGCCCCTGGCAACGGCGCCCGTAATGCTCAACTACACGGCCATCACTGTCGATTTTGCCCCAGAAGATGTTGGCAAACCCACAGTCCGGGCAGAACACCTGCACCGGTTCACTGTCGGGGTTCGGTTTCGGCTCCCCTACCTCCGGGTGATGCAGATTCACATGGTTA from Marinobacter subterrani encodes the following:
- a CDS encoding DUF1656 domain-containing protein, coding for MLHELGFGGMLFSPLVVFVPIAFALTFATRLVLHQLDLRRLIWKEAWFDVGLFVCFLAAVVFLYGKWT